The DNA region AGCACCATTCTTGATACTCAAGGGTTTGAAGCTGAGATTGATTCTTATCTCGATAGTGATGAATATCAGTCCACCTTTGGTGAGAACATTGTGCCTTATATCCGAGGCTACAAAACCGAAGCTCTTCAGAGTATGGTGCAATTTACTCACACCTTTCAGTTGGTGCGGGGTGCTTCCAGCAGTAGCTTGAAGGGTGACTTGTCGGGTAAGGCTCCCAAGCTAAATTCTTTAGTAATTCAAAGCACACCCACAGCAGTAATTTCACCTGCTAGTGCTGGGGCAACCTTCTCTCCACCTCCCACTGGTGCCCGTACTCGTCTTGGAGTCGATGCTAGTGCTGGTGGTAAAGTTTACCGGATTGAAGTAACAGGTTATCGTGCTAAAACCTTCAATAGTATTTCCAAGTTTCGCCGTTCCAACCAAGTCTTTCTGGTGCCCTACGAAAAGCTCTCTCAAGAGTATCAGCGCATTCACCAGCAGGGCGGTGTGATCGCAAGTATCACTGCTGTATAAATTCAGGTGCAAACT from Nostoc commune NIES-4072 includes:
- a CDS encoding phycobilisome linker polypeptide produces the protein MPFGPASRLGVSLFDETPPVEWVSGRSQEEAETIIRAVYRQVLGNAYVMESERLVVPESQFKRGELSVREFVRAVAKSELYRSRFFTSCARYRAIELNFRHLLGRPPLDLEEMRAHSTILDTQGFEAEIDSYLDSDEYQSTFGENIVPYIRGYKTEALQSMVQFTHTFQLVRGASSSSLKGDLSGKAPKLNSLVIQSTPTAVISPASAGATFSPPPTGARTRLGVDASAGGKVYRIEVTGYRAKTFNSISKFRRSNQVFLVPYEKLSQEYQRIHQQGGVIASITAV